A genomic segment from Variovorax paradoxus B4 encodes:
- a CDS encoding peroxiredoxin: protein MAIVVNKPIPEFDANATGGLKVSNTSHLGHVLVMYFYPKDNTPGCTTEAMQFRDRYKDFEKAGATVFGVSRDNMKSHDEFKAKLELPFELIADTEEKMCHMFGVVKNKIMYGKKVKGIERSTFLIGADGVLKAEWRGLKVPGHVDDVLKAVKALKKAA, encoded by the coding sequence ATGGCGATCGTTGTCAACAAACCCATTCCTGAATTCGACGCCAACGCCACGGGCGGACTGAAAGTCTCGAATACCTCTCATCTCGGCCACGTGCTGGTCATGTATTTTTACCCGAAAGATAACACTCCGGGTTGCACGACCGAAGCCATGCAGTTTCGCGACCGTTACAAGGACTTCGAGAAGGCCGGTGCCACGGTGTTCGGCGTGTCCCGCGACAACATGAAGTCGCACGACGAGTTCAAGGCCAAGCTCGAACTCCCGTTCGAACTCATCGCGGATACCGAAGAAAAGATGTGCCACATGTTCGGCGTGGTCAAGAACAAGATCATGTACGGCAAGAAGGTCAAGGGCATCGAGCGCAGTACCTTCCTGATCGGCGCGGACGGCGTCCTCAAGGCCGAATGGCGCGGCCTCAAGGTTCCGGGCCATGTCGACGACGTGCTCAAGGCCGTCAAGGCGCTCAAGAAGGCCGCCTGA
- a CDS encoding Mth938-like domain-containing protein gives MKLQPDKSDAQSLTAHGPGWVAINNEKVEGSVVVGSRGERFEWNCTRFDQLGPEHFAQLASLGAELVIFGSGSRIRFPQPAWLQPLMSKRTGVETMDTPAACRTYNILAGEGRHVIAALLVEPPEH, from the coding sequence ATGAAGCTCCAGCCCGACAAATCCGACGCCCAGTCCCTTACCGCGCACGGCCCCGGGTGGGTCGCCATCAACAACGAAAAGGTCGAGGGCAGCGTGGTGGTGGGCTCGCGCGGCGAGCGCTTCGAATGGAATTGCACCCGTTTCGACCAGCTCGGGCCCGAGCATTTCGCTCAACTTGCGTCACTTGGCGCGGAATTGGTCATTTTTGGAAGCGGATCACGCATCCGGTTCCCGCAGCCTGCCTGGCTCCAGCCCCTGATGTCAAAGCGCACCGGCGTGGAGACCATGGACACCCCCGCAGCCTGCCGTACCTACAACATCCTGGCCGGCGAAGGCCGCCACGTCATAGCCGCCCTCCTCGTGGAACCGCCCGAGCACTGA